A genomic window from Candidatus Pelagisphaera phototrophica includes:
- the alaS gene encoding alanine--tRNA ligase: MTSEQIRQSFLDFFESKKHSIVPSAPLMPDAPNLLFTNAGMNQFVPYFLGEREAPYPRATDTQKCIRAGGKHNDLEDVGLDTYHHTFFEMLGNWSFGDYFKQEAIEWAWELITEVWKFPKERLYASVYKPGDGEPANFDQEAYDFWKAIFEKAGLDPDIHIVYGNKQDNFWMMGDTGPCGPCSELHVDLTPEGNTKGSLVNADSPYCIEIWNLVFIQFNATPDGDFVPLKSKHVDTGMGFERVAGIIATSKNFTDFSTPPSNYNSDLFTSFFDQLTSLSGHEYQRTLPEDLDNISEIEMKDVIFRVLADHARCLSCSIADGILPGNEGRNYVLRRILRRAVMYGRRLGLENGFFAQLVPTAVKQLGQVFPELEKQQGIIQKIIQSEEDSFSRTLDRGIQLFENTLTKDGNISGEEAFRLFDTFGFPIDLTQLLAKQKGIYVDTEAFNVEMEKQRDRARASQKKTDILVADSNGDTEATTFLGFDTLADEAELIDIVKAEDSSYLVFNHTPFYAEMGGQVGDTGAIEFDGAHFDVIDTIKDDHGRFLHKVSGDLASISSGIEANLIVDHDRRRSIERHHSATHVLHWALRKVLGTHVRQAGSYVDSERLRFDFAHFEAIKPEELAEIEKLCNEHLLDNSIVRWFETPFDQKPNDVIAFFGEKYGDVVRVVDIGGFSKELCGGTHVRATGEIGLIKISSESAIAAGTRRIEAIVGNSLYSHINEIEQLIATASQSLSTAPADLLKKIDSLLTRNSELEKRLKKFQQKASGNLANDLVKTATESDGLKIVRAEVQASDPNALRQLGANVLGKLGEGIVVLGAKVKGKASIVAFCSKGAIGAGHKAGDIVRELTIRLDGKGGGKPDFAMGGGTNVTKLEEVINTFQR, encoded by the coding sequence ATGACCTCTGAACAAATTCGCCAGTCCTTCCTCGATTTTTTCGAGTCGAAGAAGCACTCTATCGTTCCTTCCGCTCCCTTGATGCCGGATGCTCCAAACTTGCTATTCACCAACGCAGGAATGAACCAGTTTGTCCCCTACTTTCTCGGGGAACGCGAAGCGCCGTATCCGCGAGCCACGGACACCCAGAAGTGTATTCGAGCCGGAGGAAAACACAATGACCTCGAAGACGTTGGTTTGGATACCTACCACCACACGTTCTTCGAGATGCTAGGCAACTGGTCATTCGGCGACTACTTTAAGCAAGAGGCGATCGAATGGGCATGGGAACTCATCACCGAAGTATGGAAGTTCCCCAAGGAGCGACTGTACGCCTCCGTCTACAAACCCGGCGACGGCGAACCAGCCAACTTCGACCAGGAAGCCTACGACTTCTGGAAAGCCATTTTCGAAAAGGCCGGTCTCGATCCGGACATCCATATCGTTTACGGCAATAAGCAGGACAACTTCTGGATGATGGGTGACACTGGTCCCTGCGGCCCCTGCTCCGAACTGCACGTCGACCTCACTCCTGAGGGAAATACCAAAGGCAGCCTCGTCAATGCCGACTCGCCTTACTGCATCGAAATCTGGAACCTCGTCTTCATTCAGTTCAACGCTACCCCGGACGGTGATTTTGTACCTCTAAAATCCAAGCACGTTGACACTGGCATGGGCTTCGAACGCGTCGCTGGCATCATCGCTACCTCGAAGAATTTCACCGACTTCTCAACTCCACCTAGCAACTACAACTCGGACCTTTTTACTTCCTTCTTTGACCAGCTCACCTCGCTTTCCGGTCACGAGTATCAGCGCACGCTGCCTGAAGATCTGGACAATATCAGCGAGATCGAGATGAAGGATGTCATCTTCCGTGTCCTCGCCGACCACGCACGCTGCCTCTCCTGTTCAATCGCTGACGGCATCCTGCCCGGCAACGAAGGTCGCAACTATGTCCTGCGCCGCATTCTTCGTCGCGCCGTTATGTACGGTCGCAGGCTAGGGCTCGAGAACGGCTTTTTCGCTCAACTCGTTCCTACTGCAGTGAAGCAACTAGGACAGGTATTTCCAGAGTTGGAGAAACAGCAGGGTATTATTCAAAAGATAATCCAGTCGGAAGAGGACAGTTTTTCGAGGACGCTTGACCGGGGGATCCAACTGTTCGAGAACACTCTAACTAAGGACGGAAATATTTCAGGCGAAGAAGCGTTTCGCCTATTCGACACCTTCGGATTCCCCATCGATTTGACTCAGTTACTTGCCAAACAAAAAGGCATTTACGTAGATACTGAGGCATTTAATGTCGAAATGGAGAAACAACGTGATCGAGCTCGCGCATCCCAGAAAAAGACCGATATACTTGTCGCCGATTCGAATGGCGATACCGAAGCCACGACCTTCCTTGGATTTGACACGCTGGCCGACGAAGCAGAGCTCATCGATATCGTCAAAGCAGAAGATTCCTCGTATCTCGTTTTCAACCACACACCCTTCTATGCCGAAATGGGTGGTCAGGTCGGGGACACGGGGGCGATCGAATTCGACGGGGCTCATTTCGATGTAATCGACACCATCAAGGATGACCATGGGCGATTCCTCCACAAGGTTTCTGGTGATCTCGCGAGTATTTCCTCCGGGATCGAAGCGAATCTCATCGTAGACCACGATCGTCGTCGCTCCATCGAGCGCCATCACTCAGCGACCCATGTTCTACACTGGGCTTTACGAAAAGTGCTCGGCACCCATGTACGCCAAGCCGGATCGTACGTAGACAGTGAGCGGCTACGCTTCGACTTCGCACACTTCGAAGCGATCAAGCCAGAAGAACTCGCCGAGATTGAGAAACTCTGTAACGAGCACTTGCTCGACAACAGTATAGTCAGATGGTTTGAAACTCCCTTCGACCAAAAGCCCAACGACGTCATCGCCTTCTTCGGCGAGAAGTATGGCGATGTCGTACGCGTGGTCGACATCGGCGGCTTTTCCAAGGAACTCTGTGGCGGTACACACGTCCGGGCTACGGGGGAAATCGGCTTGATTAAAATTTCCAGTGAATCCGCAATCGCGGCGGGTACGCGCCGAATAGAAGCAATCGTTGGCAATAGTCTATATTCCCACATAAACGAAATTGAACAATTAATCGCTACCGCTTCTCAGAGCCTTTCCACTGCACCCGCGGATCTGCTCAAAAAGATCGACTCTCTCCTTACCCGAAATTCCGAGCTCGAAAAGCGGCTCAAGAAATTCCAGCAAAAAGCGAGCGGTAATCTAGCGAATGACCTCGTCAAAACCGCGACGGAATCGGACGGTCTAAAAATCGTGAGAGCCGAGGTTCAAGCTTCCGACCCCAACGCTCTTCGTCAATTGGGAGCCAACGTCCTCGGCAAGCTAGGTGAAGGCATCGTGGTGCTCGGAGCCAAAGTGAAAGGCAAAGCCAGTATCGTCGCTTTCTGTAGCAAAGGTGCCATTGGCGCAGGCCACAAAGCCGGAGACATCGTCAGAGAACTTACTATCAGACTGGACGGAAAAGGCGGCGGCAAACCCGACTTCGCAATGGGGGGTGGAACCAATGTCACCAAGCTAGAAGAAGTGATAAACACTTTCCAAAGGTAG
- a CDS encoding ankyrin repeat domain-containing protein, translating into MKALLTYTIPLLLLTASLGQMGFSAENGPKRILFIAGEPSHGWNKHEFPAGCELLAKCLDESGLNVQAQVSLGWPEDDSLIKNADTIVIYSDGNELHVALGKDGILQEAYQNGSGIVILHYALEPGNEPLNEFLTDAIGGYFEVDWSVNPVWTLENSEIHTHEITQGVEPFNLEDEWYYHMRFQNNGGQIASLIEAVPPESSLGEDGPRTGNPAVRDALKKKRPQSLAWAKVDSNERRGFGFTGGHFHYNWSNESVRKLVLNAIAWTAGLYIPEKGIESEILPIVKYQSIEQAIALGDLEDLQRHIANDPEIINRPGRGSYTPLHQAILRRKGDIVSSLIKQGADPNVTTKSKQTALHVAVSRSDVASCLAVIAAGVDLSLKDGNGWTPLHLAAAKNKIDLVTLLLENGADISILSDAGGTPLHEASVSGSKELIELLLSEGVDPSVVSKTGKTALDHAIEFKNEAGIGSLTDLK; encoded by the coding sequence ATGAAGGCTCTCCTCACTTACACCATCCCGCTTTTGCTTTTAACCGCCTCGCTTGGCCAGATGGGCTTCTCTGCTGAGAACGGCCCGAAGCGCATCCTTTTTATCGCTGGCGAACCCAGCCACGGATGGAACAAGCACGAATTCCCTGCGGGATGTGAGCTTCTCGCCAAATGCCTGGATGAAAGCGGTCTCAATGTTCAAGCGCAGGTAAGCCTAGGATGGCCAGAGGATGATAGCCTTATCAAAAATGCGGATACAATTGTCATCTACTCGGACGGGAACGAACTGCACGTTGCTCTAGGCAAAGACGGAATATTGCAAGAGGCCTACCAAAACGGGTCAGGTATCGTTATTCTCCACTACGCTCTCGAACCGGGAAACGAGCCGCTCAACGAGTTTTTGACCGACGCCATCGGAGGTTATTTTGAGGTCGATTGGTCTGTTAATCCTGTCTGGACTCTCGAAAACTCGGAAATCCATACCCACGAGATCACTCAAGGTGTAGAGCCTTTTAATCTCGAAGACGAATGGTACTACCACATGCGGTTTCAGAATAATGGTGGCCAAATCGCGTCCCTAATCGAGGCCGTCCCGCCAGAATCTTCGCTAGGAGAAGACGGTCCCCGCACCGGAAATCCAGCGGTTCGAGACGCGCTCAAGAAGAAACGGCCCCAGTCTCTCGCATGGGCTAAAGTGGACTCGAATGAGCGACGCGGATTCGGATTCACGGGGGGACACTTCCACTACAACTGGAGCAACGAAAGCGTCCGTAAGCTGGTACTCAACGCCATCGCTTGGACCGCTGGGTTATATATCCCAGAAAAAGGCATCGAGTCCGAGATTCTTCCGATCGTTAAGTACCAATCCATCGAGCAGGCCATCGCGCTTGGCGATCTTGAGGACCTTCAGCGGCATATAGCAAACGATCCTGAAATCATAAATCGGCCCGGCCGAGGCAGCTATACTCCCCTCCACCAAGCCATACTTCGCAGGAAAGGTGACATCGTATCGAGTCTCATAAAACAGGGAGCCGACCCAAATGTCACCACGAAGAGTAAACAAACCGCCCTGCACGTCGCTGTGAGCCGAAGTGACGTAGCCTCCTGTCTTGCGGTTATCGCTGCGGGGGTGGATCTAAGTTTGAAAGACGGAAATGGCTGGACCCCCCTTCACTTAGCAGCGGCAAAAAACAAGATCGATCTAGTAACCTTACTGCTCGAAAACGGAGCTGATATTTCTATACTCAGCGACGCCGGAGGCACTCCCCTGCACGAGGCGTCCGTCAGCGGCAGCAAAGAGCTCATCGAATTGCTCCTCAGCGAAGGAGTCGATCCGAGCGTAGTATCGAAAACGGGGAAGACTGCCCTAGACCACGCGATCGAGTTCAAGAACGAAGCAGGAATAGGATCACTAACCGATCTCAAATAA
- a CDS encoding DNA topoisomerase 3 — protein MKVVLAEKPSVARDIAKHLNATSRRDGYLEGGVWAVTWAFGHLVELQEPEEYKPEWKSWRIDSLPMIPENFKLRARAEKSVQDQLNTIVRLFKEADEIICATDAGREGELIFRYILTWAKCENKPFKRLWISSLTKEAIAKGFEKLEDGHKFDPLYHAAKCRSEADWIVGLNSTRFFTVEYGKRNLLLSIGRVQTPILAMIVERDREIETFDSIDYWEIHTLAQGARFRHTKGKLKEFKEAETIISKVEGQDLIIDSVEKKDELSNPPLLYDLTELQRDLNKRFGFTADQTLRIAQNLYENKHITYPRTDSRYLTSDLKPTIAPLLEQFRPFRKKEIGQLDLQNLKFTKRIVDDKKVSDHHAIIPTNDIPSKLNDDEKKLYNAVLTRLIAAFYPTCIKAVTTVEANAAKELFRARGTLLVEAGWQVLYPIENKKPAAKKKASTKTERADQSLPDFQAGERSLHTPSIEKFKTSPPKRFTEASLLQLMETAGKIVDDEELKEALKEKGVGTPATRASIIEVLINRGYIGRKRKNLLSTPNGRQLIALVQDDRLKSPELTGDWEFRLKQMERGKYDSSKFIREVEAYTREIISATSEKTIDLKNLGPCPLCTSSVIRGKTGYGCSQWRSGCKFAIKEGSLGMRITPVLMRELLLNKRSLTAHGIQDGSNRVLATLSLDKKGEIGYKVAEIEPKPTRKDTIGRCPSCGGDILEGPKNYGCSNWREGCKFVIWKTIAQKDISKEIAQTLLKNGETESLVGFLSRAGKPFSAQLAVTNREVKFKFEG, from the coding sequence ATGAAGGTCGTCCTAGCCGAGAAACCTTCTGTCGCTCGCGACATTGCCAAGCACCTCAATGCGACATCTCGCCGAGACGGGTATTTGGAAGGCGGCGTCTGGGCAGTAACCTGGGCCTTTGGACACCTGGTCGAACTTCAGGAGCCAGAAGAATACAAGCCGGAATGGAAGTCGTGGCGCATCGATTCGCTCCCCATGATCCCCGAGAATTTTAAGTTGCGTGCTCGAGCGGAAAAATCGGTACAGGATCAATTGAATACAATCGTACGGCTTTTTAAAGAGGCCGACGAAATCATTTGCGCTACGGATGCTGGCCGTGAAGGAGAGCTCATTTTTCGATATATTCTGACATGGGCCAAATGTGAAAACAAGCCGTTCAAGCGCCTTTGGATCAGTTCGCTCACTAAAGAGGCCATCGCTAAGGGCTTCGAGAAACTGGAGGATGGTCACAAATTCGACCCCCTGTATCATGCAGCGAAATGCCGTAGTGAAGCAGATTGGATCGTCGGCCTCAATTCCACGCGCTTTTTCACGGTCGAATACGGCAAGCGAAACCTGCTTCTCAGTATCGGTCGCGTTCAGACTCCTATTCTCGCAATGATCGTAGAACGAGACCGTGAAATCGAAACCTTCGACTCAATTGACTACTGGGAAATTCATACACTCGCCCAAGGTGCCAGGTTTCGCCATACCAAGGGTAAGCTCAAAGAGTTTAAAGAGGCGGAAACCATCATATCAAAAGTCGAGGGCCAGGATTTAATCATCGATTCAGTTGAGAAAAAAGACGAGCTCTCGAACCCCCCTTTGCTATACGATTTGACCGAGCTGCAACGCGACCTCAATAAGCGTTTCGGATTTACCGCTGACCAGACTTTGCGAATCGCCCAGAATCTTTACGAAAACAAACACATCACCTACCCAAGAACGGATAGCCGATACCTAACCTCCGATCTGAAACCTACAATCGCGCCCTTACTAGAGCAATTTCGGCCATTCCGGAAAAAGGAAATCGGACAGCTGGATCTTCAAAATCTCAAATTCACCAAACGCATCGTAGACGATAAAAAGGTCTCGGACCACCACGCCATCATCCCCACCAATGACATTCCTTCGAAACTCAATGACGATGAGAAGAAACTCTACAACGCAGTACTCACCCGTCTAATTGCTGCCTTCTACCCTACCTGTATCAAAGCCGTAACCACAGTAGAAGCAAATGCTGCGAAAGAGCTTTTTCGAGCGAGAGGGACTCTTCTCGTCGAAGCGGGCTGGCAGGTTCTCTACCCGATTGAAAACAAAAAGCCGGCTGCAAAAAAAAAGGCGTCCACCAAGACCGAAAGAGCCGACCAGTCCCTACCGGACTTTCAAGCAGGCGAACGCTCTCTCCATACTCCCAGTATCGAAAAATTTAAGACATCCCCTCCAAAACGATTTACTGAGGCAAGCCTGCTTCAGTTAATGGAAACCGCTGGAAAGATAGTGGATGACGAAGAGTTGAAAGAGGCCTTGAAGGAAAAAGGCGTCGGGACCCCTGCCACACGTGCGTCGATTATCGAGGTCCTTATCAATCGGGGATACATCGGACGTAAGCGGAAGAACCTTCTCAGCACCCCCAATGGGCGACAACTGATAGCTCTGGTACAAGACGATAGGCTAAAGTCGCCAGAACTTACTGGAGACTGGGAGTTTCGCCTTAAGCAAATGGAGCGTGGCAAATACGATTCCAGCAAGTTCATAAGGGAAGTGGAAGCATACACTCGTGAAATTATTTCCGCGACTTCCGAAAAGACCATCGATCTAAAAAACCTGGGACCCTGCCCCCTATGCACCTCGTCTGTCATCCGCGGAAAGACCGGGTATGGGTGCTCCCAATGGCGTTCGGGCTGCAAATTCGCCATAAAGGAGGGTTCGCTTGGAATGCGGATCACACCAGTTCTCATGCGCGAACTTCTCCTCAACAAACGCAGTCTAACCGCTCACGGTATCCAAGACGGATCCAATCGCGTGCTCGCCACCTTATCCCTAGACAAAAAGGGGGAAATTGGATACAAGGTCGCAGAAATAGAACCCAAGCCAACCCGAAAAGACACTATTGGCCGGTGTCCATCCTGTGGCGGGGACATCCTCGAAGGACCCAAGAACTACGGATGCTCGAACTGGCGCGAAGGCTGCAAATTCGTTATTTGGAAGACGATCGCCCAAAAGGATATCTCGAAAGAAATCGCGCAAACCCTTCTAAAGAATGGAGAAACCGAATCGCTGGTTGGATTTCTCTCGAGAGCTGGCAAACCCTTTTCCGCTCAACTCGCTGTAACGAATAGAGAGGTGAAATTCAAATTCGAAGGCTAA
- a CDS encoding glycosyltransferase family 2 protein: protein MPFNNSDRLAAVIPTYNRGRSIRRCLDSVYSQTRIPEEIIVVDDGSTDGSTSHLERRYPGIRVLFQKNQGVSAARNTGIREAKSEWIALLDSDDVWLKSKCDKQLKALQNHPNYHICHTQEKWIYKGREKQIPKNYHKKSGWIFSDCLPVCAISPSTAIVSRELLISIGLFDQTLPACEDYDLWLRIASRYPVLLVDEALIEKHGGHSDQLSDQRGLDLYRIQALEKFLNNSNSKTEYKKMARETFIKKCNIVIQGAEKSRNSEVENRISAIRDRVLLQAQTSKGSG, encoded by the coding sequence ATGCCATTCAATAACTCGGATCGACTAGCTGCCGTCATCCCTACCTATAATCGCGGTCGGTCGATTCGCCGCTGTCTCGATTCCGTCTATTCCCAGACTCGAATCCCAGAGGAGATCATCGTAGTCGACGACGGATCAACGGATGGATCGACATCTCACCTCGAGAGACGATATCCGGGAATTCGCGTCCTCTTCCAAAAAAACCAAGGAGTGAGTGCGGCTCGAAATACTGGAATTCGAGAAGCCAAATCGGAATGGATTGCCCTCCTCGACTCAGATGACGTATGGCTCAAATCAAAGTGCGACAAGCAACTTAAAGCGCTGCAGAATCATCCAAACTACCATATTTGCCACACACAGGAGAAATGGATCTACAAGGGCCGAGAAAAACAAATACCCAAAAACTACCACAAGAAGAGTGGATGGATATTCTCCGACTGCCTTCCGGTATGCGCCATCTCGCCTTCCACCGCAATAGTCAGTCGCGAGCTGCTAATCTCGATTGGCCTCTTTGACCAAACTCTGCCGGCCTGTGAAGACTATGATCTATGGTTGAGGATCGCTTCCCGCTATCCCGTTCTCCTAGTTGACGAGGCTCTCATCGAAAAGCACGGCGGCCACAGTGATCAACTCTCAGATCAACGCGGGCTGGACCTTTACCGAATTCAAGCGTTGGAAAAATTCCTAAATAACTCCAATTCAAAAACTGAATACAAGAAGATGGCGAGAGAGACTTTCATCAAGAAGTGCAATATCGTCATCCAAGGAGCAGAGAA